In one window of Gadus chalcogrammus isolate NIFS_2021 chromosome 12, NIFS_Gcha_1.0, whole genome shotgun sequence DNA:
- the rasl11b gene encoding ras-like protein family member 11B translates to MRLIQNMITIAECPTPECPSNRVIKIAVIGGSGVGKTALVVRFLTKRFIGDYERNAGNLYSREVQVDGEQVAVQVQDTPGVEMTNNAVLLFPDHVTRSVQWADAVVLVYSVADRASFDLISGLHQQVVQAGGAQPRGPPPPIILLANKSDLVHLRQVDPEQGPLLAAALACSFYELSASEDYSQVHGAFHRLCGELAKRPAPAPAPALAAATSNSEKRRSALIPRPKSPNMQDLKRRFKQALSAKVRTATSV, encoded by the exons ATGCGTCTGATTCAGAACATGATCACCATCGCCGAATGCCCGACTCCGGAGTGCCCTTCCAACCGGGTCATCAAAATAGCCGTGATCGGTGGCAGTGGGGTTGGCAAAACAG CGCTTGTGGTGAGGTTTCTAACAAAACGTTTCATCGGAGACTACGAGAGAAATGCCG GTAACCTATACTCACGAGAGGTGCAGGTCGACGGCGAGCAAGTAGCCGTGCAGGTCCAGGACACACCCGGCGTCGAG ATGACCAACAATGcggtcctcctcttccccgACCACGTGACCCGCTCTGTCCAATGGGCGGACGCGGTGGTGCTGGTCTATTCGGTGGCGGATCGCGCCAGCTTCGACCTGATCTCCGGCCTCCACCAACAGGTGGTGCAAGCGGGCGGCGCCCAGCCACGCGGGCCCCCGCCTCCCATCATCCTCCTGGCCAACAAGTCTGACCTGGTGCACCTGCGCCAGGTGGACCCCGAGCAGGGCCCCCTGCTGGCGGCCGCGTTGGCCTGCAGCTTCTACGAGCTGTCTGCCAGCGAGGACTACAGCCAGGTGCACGGCGCCTTCCACCGGCTCTGCGGCGAGCTGGCCAAGcggcccgcccccgcccccgcccccgccctggCCGCGGCGACCTCCAACTCGGAGAAGAGGCGCTCGGCACTCATCCCGCGGCCAAAGTCGCCCAACATGCAGGACCTGAAGCGGCGCTTCAAGCAGGCGCTGTCGGCCAAGGTGCGCACCGCTACATCTGTGTGA